From the Fictibacillus halophilus genome, the window CATTCGCAGCAGAGAATTCAACAATGCCTCGGCTATAATAGTTGATGCCAAAGAAATCACAAGACGTTGAGATAATCTCCATATCTCCTTGCTCGATAAAGTCATACGAATGAACATATTTAGAGAACAGATTCATCATATCAACAGGGTACTGTCCTTTAAAGACAGGATCTAAGAACCAGCGATTAGAATAACCGTCAGCATTATTTGCTGCAAGCTGATCGTTCACAGAATCTGTTTTTGCATACATCGGCGATAGGTTTAACGTGATACCGATCGGCGTTTTAGATTGAAGTTCGTTCTTTAAATATTGTACAGCTTTTCCGTGAGAAAGAAGCATGTGGTGTACGGCTTTAACGGCTTCGTCCATGTTCGTATGTCCTGGCGCATGGAAACCTTGATGGTAGCCTAAGAAACCGGCACACCACGGCTCGTTATGTGTAATCCAAGAATCCACTTCTGCATCAAGCTCTTGAAAGCAAACTTTTGCCAACTCCATAAACCAATCAACCGATTCACGGTTTACCCATCCGCCTTCCTCATGAGCCCATAGTGGAAGATCCCAGTGATAAAGCGTGATAGCAGGTTTGATTCCTTCTTCACGTAAACGTTGCGTCAATTTTTTGTAGAAGTCCATTCCTTCTCCATTCAAAACGCCCTTCTTAGGAAAAATACGTGGCCAGGAAACCGAAAAGCGATACGTTTCTACGCCAAGCTTCTTAATCTGCTGAATATCTTCTTCAAAACGGTGATAATGATCACACGCTACGCTTCCATTATGCTGTTGATATACTTTTCCAGGCGTATCACAGAACGTATCCCAAATTGAAAGTGTTCTGCCGCCTTCAAGTCGAGCTCCCTCAATTTGATAAGAAGATGTTGCTGTACCAAACACGAATGACTTATTAAAATGCATAACTGTTTCTCTCCTCTATTCTTTGATAGAACCTGCTGAAATGCTGTTGACGATATATTTTGATAAAAATAGAAAAGCTACCATGATCGGTACTACTGATATCGCAATCCCTAAATACATGGAACCCAGGTTTTGAGCCACTTGCGAGCCTTTTAAGAAGCCCATCAATACTGGAAGAGTGAACTTTTCAGGTGAGAATAAAACGACTAACGGCATGATGTAGTTGTTCCATGATCCGATAAACGTAAAGATAGACATCGTTGCGATCGCAGGCATCATGATTGGAATTGCGATCGTATGAAAGATTTTAAATTCACTTGCACCATCAATTCGTGCTGCCTCAATTAAACTCGGGTGCAACGTTGTTAAGATGTATTGGCGCAAAAAGAACACCACGAAAGGACTTGCTGCAGCTGGGATGATTAACGGAATATACGTATCCAATATTCCTAAGTTTTTACAAAGTTCATAAAAGCCGATTAACCCTAACTGACCAGGGACCATCATCATCACTAGCATGAAAACGAACATCGCATTCTTACCTTTGAACACGTAGAACGCAAATCCATAAGCTGTTAACGCTGAAAAGTACCCCGACAATAACGTCACGAGAACTGAGATGAATAAGCTGTTCTTAAAGCCCGCCCAAATATTGATGTAGCTCATCATCGTTTGGTAGTTTTCAACTAACGCACTCCCAGGAATTAGAGTAAAGCCTGAGAGGATTGCTTCATTTGAACGTGTAGCGTTTACAAGCATCATTAAGAACGGAATGAAGCATACGATGGCCATAGCGATCAATAAAGCATAGATCAAAAGTTTTGGTATGCTGATTTTTCGCTTCGGTTTTGTTTCTATAACACTTTTCTTTTGAACAGAATTTGAAAGGCTATTATCTACGGCTGTTTTTCCTATCATGCTTTACACCTGCCTTGGTTGTTTACGTTCTTTCCCATACATCCCCTTGAAAATAAAAGCAGAGAAGATGAGCGTTATAACAAATAATCCGTATGCTACTGCAGCAGCGTACCCGTAATTGTTATACTTGAAGGCTTGATTGTATAAATAGAGCACCATCGTATTCAATGAGCCATCTGGTGATCCTATTCCATCTGTTAAAAGCATCGGTAGATCAAACAATTGAAGACCTCCAATGAGCGAGGTAATCATGATATAAAGCAGGATAGGCTTTAAGAGCGGAATCGTAATCTTTGAAAACGTCTGCCAGCGATTTGCACCATCGATTAATGCTGCTTCGTAGTAGTCCTTCGATATGCCAGATACACCTGCCATTACGACGATAAAGGAGTGACCAAACCACATCCAAGTTAAGATCAGTGACACAGATAGCTGTGCACTCGTTGGTTCGTTCAGCCAGTTAATTGGATCTGAGATAATTCCTAGCTTCATTAACATCATGTTTAACGATCCGTGCTGCCAATCTAGTAAAATACCGAATAATAGAGCAACGGAACTGATCGTAATTAGATTCGGAAGGTAAAAGATTGATCGGAAAAATGCGATTCCTTTTAACTTGATTCTCATATCTGAAAAAATCATAGCCAAGATGAGAGCAAGTCCCATTTGAAGCGCAAAGTTCACACCCCATATTTTCCATGTGTTAAAAAAGGCTTCAACAAAATAGGTGTCTGTGAGGAGTCGTTTATAGTTTGCTAGCCCTACTAACTGAGCTTCACCACTCCCTGTATAATTGGTAAAGCTATAATAAAAGGTTAGGGCGACGGGATATATACTGAACACTAAGAAGACGAGCCAAAACGGAGCAATAAAAAAATAGCCATAACGGTTTAAATTTTTCATCTCTCCTCCCCCTTTCAATAGATAGGCCAGTGGCGAGGAAATGTTTCCCGCCACCGTCCATAAAACTTATTTTTTCGGTACTTTTATGTCTGGATAAGCATTTTGTGCTTTTTGATAGAATTCTTTAATTGCTTCTTTTTTAGATTTCTTCCCTGTCACATATTGCTGAACGGCATTTCCGTAGAGCGTATCTAGCTGTTGATCGTACTTCGTCACAATTCCTGGTGTGATCTTAGTAGATTGATCTAGGAAGAATTGATAGTTGTTCTGTCCACCTAAAAACTTATCGCTAAAGTCGTCTTTAATCGTCTCTGTTACAGGTAGATAAGAAAGGACATCACCTGTTTCTTTACTCCAAGATGTTAAGAACTCATCGTCCTGCGTCATCATTTTCACAAATTTATAAGCAAGTTCTTTGTTATCCGATTTGTTGTAAACCCCAAGCCATGTTCCACCCCAGAAATAAGGGCTCGGACCGCTTGTTACTGCCCAGTCTCCAACAGATTCCTTAACGTTCGTTTTCAGAACGCTATGTAATCCCCATGTAGGAAGAACATAGGAAAACACTTGCGTTTCTTTTTCCTTGCCACCCTCTTTTACCTTGATCGGCTTATCCATGCCTTCGAACCAAGATGGTGACCATTCAGGTGCTAAAGCTGTGTATTGATTATCACGAAGCTTTTTTGAGTAGTCCATGTAATCCATTTTTTCATCTGTAAGCTGAAGCTCATTCTTATCGTTTACCCAAGGCTGTGGGTTGTCTCCTTGTGTGAACCAGCGGATCGCTCCTTCATCTGGAAACATGCTATAGCCTTTTGACTTCATCTTATCTGCTACTTCAAACACCTTATCCATCGAGCTCATCATCTCTCCAACTTGAGTTGGATCGTCTGTTCCTAATACTTCCTTAGCGATGCTTCGCTTATAATAGATGCCTCCAGGCGTTGTTTGCCATGAGAGGGCACGTACATTACCATCTTTATCTTTACCAAGGTCAAATACATAAGGTACATACTTATCAGAAAGTTTATCAGCGTTATAAGGCTTCTCAGATAAGTTCTCCCAATAACCTGCATCTACCCATTGCTTTAAGAAGGCGATCTCACCCGTGAATACGTCAGGTGCTCCAACGCCACTTTCAAGTACGGGCTTTAATTTTGTCGGATAGTCAGCGATCGGAACAATCGTTAACTCCACTTTTACACCGTTCTTTTCCTCAAATGTTTTGATCGGTTTTTTTAATTCATCCGTAAACGACCAGATTCTTAAATCAACATCTTTTTTTCCATTACCTGATGTCTTTGAATCACTTGAACAACCTGCAAATAATCCCACCAACAATATAGCTGCCAAAAAGATACTTAATTTCCTTTTCATGTACAAACCCCTTCCTTCTTTAAAATTTATAGAGCGAAAGCGGTTTCGTTTTGTTTCAAAATAAATATTCGAAACCGCTTTCGAATTATCCTAAAAAAATTTTTTATTTTTTGGGTGCGCATGATTCTCGAATGATTAGTTCGACTGGAATACGCTTGGATGTAATCAGTTTTTTCTTTTGAATTATCTGTTTCATCAACAACTTTGCTGCTTGATACCCAATCATATCTGTATCTTGTTTAATCGTCGTTAACTTCGGTGTAATGTATGCTGCCATTTCAATATCATC encodes:
- a CDS encoding GH1 family beta-glucosidase — translated: MHFNKSFVFGTATSSYQIEGARLEGGRTLSIWDTFCDTPGKVYQQHNGSVACDHYHRFEEDIQQIKKLGVETYRFSVSWPRIFPKKGVLNGEGMDFYKKLTQRLREEGIKPAITLYHWDLPLWAHEEGGWVNRESVDWFMELAKVCFQELDAEVDSWITHNEPWCAGFLGYHQGFHAPGHTNMDEAVKAVHHMLLSHGKAVQYLKNELQSKTPIGITLNLSPMYAKTDSVNDQLAANNADGYSNRWFLDPVFKGQYPVDMMNLFSKYVHSYDFIEQGDMEIISTSCDFFGINYYSRGIVEFSAANDFLHRGAHSDYEKTGMGWDIAPEEFKDLIRRLRKEYTDLPIYITENGAAFDDVLENGRVHDHGRVDYIEKHLQAVSDLNDEGMNIEGYYLWSLMDNFEWSFGYDKRFGIIYVDFDSQERIWKDSAYRYAEIVKNRGTNNSNKETDTISVS
- a CDS encoding carbohydrate ABC transporter permease, whose protein sequence is MAIVCFIPFLMMLVNATRSNEAILSGFTLIPGSALVENYQTMMSYINIWAGFKNSLFISVLVTLLSGYFSALTAYGFAFYVFKGKNAMFVFMLVMMMVPGQLGLIGFYELCKNLGILDTYIPLIIPAAASPFVVFFLRQYILTTLHPSLIEAARIDGASEFKIFHTIAIPIMMPAIATMSIFTFIGSWNNYIMPLVVLFSPEKFTLPVLMGFLKGSQVAQNLGSMYLGIAISVVPIMVAFLFLSKYIVNSISAGSIKE
- a CDS encoding carbohydrate ABC transporter permease; translated protein: MKNLNRYGYFFIAPFWLVFLVFSIYPVALTFYYSFTNYTGSGEAQLVGLANYKRLLTDTYFVEAFFNTWKIWGVNFALQMGLALILAMIFSDMRIKLKGIAFFRSIFYLPNLITISSVALLFGILLDWQHGSLNMMLMKLGIISDPINWLNEPTSAQLSVSLILTWMWFGHSFIVVMAGVSGISKDYYEAALIDGANRWQTFSKITIPLLKPILLYIMITSLIGGLQLFDLPMLLTDGIGSPDGSLNTMVLYLYNQAFKYNNYGYAAAVAYGLFVITLIFSAFIFKGMYGKERKQPRQV
- a CDS encoding ABC transporter substrate-binding protein; its protein translation is MKRKLSIFLAAILLVGLFAGCSSDSKTSGNGKKDVDLRIWSFTDELKKPIKTFEEKNGVKVELTIVPIADYPTKLKPVLESGVGAPDVFTGEIAFLKQWVDAGYWENLSEKPYNADKLSDKYVPYVFDLGKDKDGNVRALSWQTTPGGIYYKRSIAKEVLGTDDPTQVGEMMSSMDKVFEVADKMKSKGYSMFPDEGAIRWFTQGDNPQPWVNDKNELQLTDEKMDYMDYSKKLRDNQYTALAPEWSPSWFEGMDKPIKVKEGGKEKETQVFSYVLPTWGLHSVLKTNVKESVGDWAVTSGPSPYFWGGTWLGVYNKSDNKELAYKFVKMMTQDDEFLTSWSKETGDVLSYLPVTETIKDDFSDKFLGGQNNYQFFLDQSTKITPGIVTKYDQQLDTLYGNAVQQYVTGKKSKKEAIKEFYQKAQNAYPDIKVPKK